One Candidatus Nitronauta litoralis genomic window, TGCGCGCACCACCGGACGGGTTGGCGTTTGTATGGCGACCAGTGGTCCCGGCGCGACCAATCTGTTAACCGGGATCATGGACTCCAAAATGGACTCCGTTCCACTTCTGGCCATCACCGGCCAGGTACCGGCTCCGGTCCTCGGCAGCGACGCCTTTCAGGAATGCGATGTGGTTGGCGGAACGTTTCCGATGGTCAAACACAGTTACCTGGTCAGCGACATCAACGATATTCCAAGTGTCATCCAGGAAGCGGTTCACATTGCGACCACGGGGCGGCCCGGTCCGGTTCTGGTCGATATCCCGAAAAACCTGCAACAGCAGGAGACGATTCCGAACTTCAACGTTTCGCTCGACTTGCCGGGATACAAACCGAATTACAAGCCATCGCCGCAGCAGGTGAAAAAAGCGATGCACGCCATTCGCGAAGCTAAACGGCCTATCGTCTATGCAGGCGGTGGAATCATCACCGGTGAAGCATCGGAAGAGTTGCGTAAGTTTATCGAAATCACCGGTCTGCCCATCACCAACACCGTAATGGGGCTCGGCAGTTTCCCGATGGAAGATCCGCTCAGCCTGCACATGCTGGGCATGCATGGCGCGGTTTATGCCAACATCGCCATCAACCATGCAGACCTGGTTATCGCCCTGGGTGTCCGTTTCGATGACCGGGTCACCGGCAAGCTCGCAGAATTCTGCCCGAACGCCCGGTTCATCCATGTTGACATCGACCCGTCCGAGATCAACAAGAACATTGCGATTGATGTCCCGATTCAGGGCGACGTTAAACTCGCTCTTCAAATGATGAACAAACAGGCAGAACGAAAGGCAGATATCGACGGCTGGCTCAAGCAACTGCAGGATTGGAAAAAAGAATTTCCGTTGTCTTATGAGTCAAACGAAAAGGCAATCGTACCGCAACACGTTATCTGCGAAGCACAACGGCTGGCAGATGATGATGTTATTGTCAGCGTCGGGGTTGGACAACACCAGATGTGGACGGCACAGTTCTGGCGTTTCCATTCACCACGCACGTTCATGTCGAGTTCCGGACTCGGTTCGATGGGCTTTGGACTGCCAGCGGCAATGGGAGCCCAGGTGGCGCATCCGGACCGGCAGGTCATCAACATTGACGGCGACGGTTGTTTCCTGATGAACATCCAGGAGTTGCAGACGTTGAAGATCGAGAACATTCCGGTCAAGAACATCGTTCTCAACAACGCCCATCTCGGCATGGTGGCCCAGTGGGAAGACCGATTCTACGACTCACTGCGCGGTCATACCTTCATCGGAGATGCCAACTTTGCAGAGATCGCAGCGGCGTTTGGTGTCGCAGGTGAAACCATCACCAAACCGGAAGAAGTTGAACCTGCCCTGAAACGTATGCTGGAGTTCAACGGACCGTATGTACTGGATGTTAAGTACCCATACAACGACCAGAGCCACGGACACGTTATCCCGATGATCCCGGGCGGCGGAACTTATCTGGATTCAATCCTGGATGCCAAGTCGAACCTGCGTCAATACTGGGATAAAAAAGGTTTCAGCTACAAAGGGTAAAACCAGGTCAAAGCCAAAAACAAAAACCCCCGTGCCATGTGGCGCGGGGGTTTTTTATTTTTCCAAATTGATTAATTCCTTACAAATTCGAAAAAAGCACGCTCGATGTTCTGGTCGAGCCGGTCGTGGTTTGCCCACCCACTGAATTTTTTCTTCAGCTTCTCTCCAACTTTTTTCTGAATGTCCGGCAGGGCACCACCATCCAGCAGGGCATCCTCCACATAGGTCCGGAGATTCATCAGGTAATGTTTCATCAGCGTCACGCGTGGTTTATTCCCAACGGGACCATTGCCCGGAATAATAATCTCGGCATCGAGGTCTTCCATTTTCCTCAAAGCTTCAATCCAATTTGAAATGCTGGCTTCACGCATGTCCGGAATTTGTTCGGCAACCACCATGCCACCGGTAATGATCACCCGATAGGATGCGATGTAGATATACAAATCGCCTGATGTATGCGATGCCGGAGGATGGATCAATCTCAAGTAATATTTTCCCAGTTTAATTCCCAACTCCTTCTGGAAAGTCAGGTTCGGTTCCAGCGCCCTGATCTTGCTGCCCGGGTGCTTTTTCTCCCATTTTTTCCGCTCGCGGTCGCCTGGAGAATTGAGCATGGTCTTGCCCGCCTGGGCGGTCATCACAATTTGGGCACCTTCAAACGCCGCGTTTCCAAATGTGTGTTCTCCGTGGTAATGCGAGTTGATAACATACACCACCGGTTTCTGCGTCACTTTGGCGATTTCTTTTTTAAGCCTCTCCCCCGCTTCCGGACTGGATCCGGGATCGATGACGATCACCCCTTCCCCCGTCACGATGAATGTCGAGTTGGGACCCGGCCCGGACTTCAGCATCACAGTATAAATCCCCGGCAGCACTTCTTTCGTTTTGTATTCATCCGCCACCGCATGGGACACCAGACCCAGCACAACTCCCGCAATCAATAAAATCTGTTTCAGCATCAAACAACTTCCTTTCCGGTTGATAGGACTACGCGACATTCCCGGGGCATCCCGGGGTCTTTTGTATAACCCCCAGTTTATGTTATTTTACGTGGAATGGACCCGGAAAACCAAAATAAGTCTGAATACCTGTTGAAATTGCTGGAGGAAGGCGATGCGATGGTGTGCCTGGATTCGCGTCACCCGGCGGTGGATGTGCCTGCAGCCCATCGGAATAACCCGATGCTGAACCTGGTGTTCAACCTGAATTTCAGAAGGCCGTTTGAGGTGATGGAGGATGGCATTTACGCCACTCTGGCCTTCGACCGCCGTCCCCACAAATGCGTGATCCCGTTTGAAGCGGTCTGGGCCATTTACGTGCCGGGCACACAGACCGGGCAGGTGTGGGAAAACAGCCTCCCGGATGACCTGGAGCTGGAAGGACAGGCGCTGGAATTGACCTCCCAAAGCAGCAAAGGGCCAAAACCCGCTTTAAAGCCGCAACCCCAGCCACAGCCAGCCCCGCAACAGGCCGCCGGGGCCGAGACCACGCCCCCCAAACCTACCGTGAAAAAAGGCAAATCCGGCCGCGACCGCAGCCATTTACGCGTGATCAAGTAGAGAACGGGTATTGCTCCTTCTGCCTTTTTAAAGGTAAATCATAAGGATGCACCACTTCGGCAAGCTTCCGGCAAACTCTGGGATTGAACATTCAGTAAACAGGAATTAGCATCTCCGCTGTCACCCTGAGCCTGTCGAAGGGGGGCAGCGGCATTGAACATTGAAGGCAGTTTGGAGCGGCTCGAAAAAAACTTGTCGTGACCCGGCACAATGGTTTAAACTCCGTATTCTGGCTTTCGTATCAGGTCATCCCGTCAAGTCATCCCGGACAAAAATTACGGTGGGTGTAGCTCAGTTGGTAGAGCACTGGATTGTGGCTCCAGTGGTCGCGGGTTCAAGTCCCGTCACTCACCCCTTTTTATTTTTTATATTTTGATCGGGCGCCCGTAGCTCAACTGGATAGAGCATCGGATTTCGGTTCCGAGGGTTGGGGGTTCGACTCCCTCCGGGCGTGCCACCTTGCGGTGGGGGCAATGTGCTGAAACTTTTCCGAACACATTTATTTTTTGAGCGCTTCGCCGAATTCTTTCCACTGGTCGACCGCAGGGTCCGGTAGGGCAACCCACAATCCAACACACCCCATTTTAATATTTTCAACAGCCTTCCTTCATAGTTGAAAAAGAATAGCTCCCCGACAAGGTAGCTTTTCTAAAATCCAGGGCGATATTCTTCGTCGCCTACGGCTTCTCAGAATGACCTAAAATATTGCCCCGTCATGCTGAACCTGTCGAAGCATCTCGCCTTTGCTTATTTTTTCCTTCAAACCAACCCAAGATATCCTTTTCCAATTTTTTAAAAGAAGGTTATAGTCTGGCATTCGTCTAATACATCCCTAACGGCTAAATAATAATCATGGATCTTGAAAAAATACGACATGAATTCCCGGTAGTCGAGCACCGTATCTTCTTCGATCATGCCCGGGTGGCTCCTCTGCCCCGCCGCGTTCGCGAATCCTGTGAAGCGTTCCTGAAAGACGCTAATGAAAACGGCACGGCCAATTACCCGAAGTGGATGAAGGAAATCGATCGCGCCCGCTCAAGTTTCGCTAAATTGATCGGAGCAGGCGACGACGAGGTTGCGTTCATCAAGAACACATCTGAAGGCATTTCCATCGTCGCCAATGGCATCGACTGGCAACCCGGCGACAACGTGGTCATCCCGGACATCGAGTTCCCGGCCAACGTTTACCCCTGGATGAACCTCAAGGACCGTGGTGTTGAAGTGCGTTTCGCCAAATCCGTACGCGGGCGCGTTCCGTTTGAACAGATCCGCATGCAGGTGAGTGACCGCACGCGCGTCATCTCGGTTTCATCGGTGGAAGCCAACAGCGGTTTCCGCAACGACCTCCCGGCTATCGGTACGTTCTGTAAAGAAAAAGGGATCTACTTCTGCGTCGATGCCATCCAGAGTCTCGGGGTGCTGCCGATGGATGTCAAAAAAGACCACATCGATTTCCTCGCGGCGGACGGGCACAAATGGATGCTTTCAGTTGAAGGACTCGGCGGGTTTTATATTTCGAAAGACGTGCTGGAGAAAATACGTGTCGTCAATGTCGGGTGGGACAGCGTGGTCGATGCGCGCAACTATATGGATTACGATTTCACCCTGCGGCCGGGAGCCCAACGCTTTGAGGAAGGCAGTTTCAACACGATCAGCATTCACGCCTTCGGCGCGGCGCTGTCGCTGTTTCACGAAGTGGGAATGGAAACCGTTTCCGAACGCATCCTGCATCTCGGCGACCGGGCGCTCGATCATTTATGGAAGCGCAATATAAAAGTCGTCAGTTCCACCGAACTTCACGAACGATCAGGCAATATCACCTTCACCCTGAAAGGCGATCTCAACCGGCTGGAACAGTTCATGGCCTACCACAGCGTGACCTTAACAGTACGGGACGGCATCGTCCGCATCTCGCCTCACTTCTACAACACAGAGGACGAAGTCGACCGTTTCTTTAATCTACTGGATGAATTTCTGGAACAGGAATAAGGGATCGCGCCGGAGAGTACCGTCTTACTTCGGGTAAACCGTACTGATGATGGTGGGCAGGTTTTCTTTGGCTTTCAATTCCCGCGAAGCCTGGATCGCGGTTTTCTTGTCTTTGTATTTGTCGACATGAACCCGGTAGATTTTCTCATCGTCCTTTTTAAACCAGCTGACAAACGCATCGTGCCCCTTGCTGACGAGGTAGTTTAACGCCCGCTCCGCAAAAGCTTTGGTCTTGAAAGCGCCGACCTGCAAGGTGTAGAGC contains:
- the ilvB gene encoding biosynthetic-type acetolactate synthase large subunit, translating into MASRQTSSKKIIDIDQAKQSAGLPMKGRDIIVKSLENEGVEVIFGYPGGASMEIHQALTLSKKIRHILPRHEQGAAFAAAGYARTTGRVGVCMATSGPGATNLLTGIMDSKMDSVPLLAITGQVPAPVLGSDAFQECDVVGGTFPMVKHSYLVSDINDIPSVIQEAVHIATTGRPGPVLVDIPKNLQQQETIPNFNVSLDLPGYKPNYKPSPQQVKKAMHAIREAKRPIVYAGGGIITGEASEELRKFIEITGLPITNTVMGLGSFPMEDPLSLHMLGMHGAVYANIAINHADLVIALGVRFDDRVTGKLAEFCPNARFIHVDIDPSEINKNIAIDVPIQGDVKLALQMMNKQAERKADIDGWLKQLQDWKKEFPLSYESNEKAIVPQHVICEAQRLADDDVIVSVGVGQHQMWTAQFWRFHSPRTFMSSSGLGSMGFGLPAAMGAQVAHPDRQVINIDGDGCFLMNIQELQTLKIENIPVKNIVLNNAHLGMVAQWEDRFYDSLRGHTFIGDANFAEIAAAFGVAGETITKPEEVEPALKRMLEFNGPYVLDVKYPYNDQSHGHVIPMIPGGGTYLDSILDAKSNLRQYWDKKGFSYKG
- a CDS encoding MBL fold metallo-hydrolase, which codes for MLKQILLIAGVVLGLVSHAVADEYKTKEVLPGIYTVMLKSGPGPNSTFIVTGEGVIVIDPGSSPEAGERLKKEIAKVTQKPVVYVINSHYHGEHTFGNAAFEGAQIVMTAQAGKTMLNSPGDRERKKWEKKHPGSKIRALEPNLTFQKELGIKLGKYYLRLIHPPASHTSGDLYIYIASYRVIITGGMVVAEQIPDMREASISNWIEALRKMEDLDAEIIIPGNGPVGNKPRVTLMKHYLMNLRTYVEDALLDGGALPDIQKKVGEKLKKKFSGWANHDRLDQNIERAFFEFVRN
- a CDS encoding aminotransferase class V-fold PLP-dependent enzyme → MDLEKIRHEFPVVEHRIFFDHARVAPLPRRVRESCEAFLKDANENGTANYPKWMKEIDRARSSFAKLIGAGDDEVAFIKNTSEGISIVANGIDWQPGDNVVIPDIEFPANVYPWMNLKDRGVEVRFAKSVRGRVPFEQIRMQVSDRTRVISVSSVEANSGFRNDLPAIGTFCKEKGIYFCVDAIQSLGVLPMDVKKDHIDFLAADGHKWMLSVEGLGGFYISKDVLEKIRVVNVGWDSVVDARNYMDYDFTLRPGAQRFEEGSFNTISIHAFGAALSLFHEVGMETVSERILHLGDRALDHLWKRNIKVVSSTELHERSGNITFTLKGDLNRLEQFMAYHSVTLTVRDGIVRISPHFYNTEDEVDRFFNLLDEFLEQE